The following are encoded together in the Streptomyces sp. NBC_00358 genome:
- a CDS encoding DEAD/DEAH box helicase has translation MGRGERDTVAGGARLYEAARAVVGDHARAVEAVRAALKPIHDAAVERELDAIPVARLQDVTEGRLRLGNVEKNRLRTVGGVLRAGPYRLRQIPGVGQRTVDQMLAAAGRLAEAVRETVAVHIDVDRPEPGTTALVMALHVLAEAGPDARRAVDRATVLSERLGPSLVEARPAAGRFRMLLVGREKKTRALAAVTEIRSLVDEAERAGLPGLLAQASVDLLRGTSSDLAAWVDFELRSAEYYSLLAEISHRLPDSAAAEGFLPDEIAERVRTQQLDDAHRRVSLRGYQAFGARFALAQRKVILGDEMGLGKTVQAIAVLAHLAARGQNHFMVVCPASVLVNWTREIESRSALRVAVLHGPDRHDALADWKERGGVAVTTFDALRGFPAPGGGEVGLLVVDEAHFVKNPKAKRSQAVALWAERCGHALFMTGTPMENRVAEFRDLVRMLDGDVADSLGERDTLAGSVAFRKAVAPVYLRRNQEDVLTELPSLQRTDEWEELSASDEEAYREAVRAGNFMAMRRAAYMRPEKSAKLDRLRQIVQEACENGQKTVVFSNFKDVLGVVKEELAAGATGRTPLFGPLTGSVPAGRRQQIVDDFADVQGPAVLLAQIQAAGIGLNMQAASVVVICEPQIKPTIEHQAVARAHRMGQVRPVRVYRLLATGGVDERMVKMLESKTRLFDAYARRSAVAEATPDAVDVSDTELARRIVEEEQARLGLTV, from the coding sequence GTGGGGCGTGGCGAGAGGGACACGGTCGCCGGGGGAGCGCGGCTGTACGAGGCGGCGCGGGCCGTGGTCGGTGACCACGCACGGGCGGTGGAGGCCGTACGGGCGGCGCTGAAGCCCATCCACGACGCGGCGGTCGAGCGGGAGCTCGACGCCATCCCCGTCGCCCGGCTGCAGGACGTCACCGAGGGACGGCTCCGGCTGGGGAACGTCGAGAAGAACAGGCTTCGCACGGTCGGCGGTGTTCTCCGGGCGGGGCCCTACAGGCTGCGCCAGATTCCCGGTGTGGGGCAGCGGACCGTCGATCAGATGCTCGCCGCCGCCGGCCGGCTCGCCGAGGCCGTGCGGGAGACCGTGGCCGTCCATATCGACGTGGACCGGCCGGAGCCGGGCACCACCGCGCTCGTCATGGCCTTGCACGTGCTGGCGGAGGCCGGCCCGGACGCCCGTCGCGCGGTCGACAGGGCCACCGTCCTGTCGGAGCGGCTCGGTCCGTCGCTCGTCGAGGCCAGGCCGGCCGCCGGACGGTTCCGGATGCTTCTGGTCGGCCGGGAGAAGAAGACCCGCGCGCTGGCCGCGGTCACCGAGATCCGGTCGCTGGTGGACGAGGCGGAGCGGGCGGGCCTGCCCGGGCTGCTCGCCCAGGCGTCGGTGGACCTGCTCCGGGGGACCTCGTCCGACCTGGCGGCCTGGGTGGACTTCGAGCTCCGCTCCGCCGAGTACTACAGCCTGCTGGCCGAGATCTCCCACCGGCTGCCGGACTCGGCGGCCGCCGAGGGGTTCCTGCCGGACGAGATCGCCGAACGGGTACGGACCCAGCAACTGGACGACGCGCACCGGCGGGTCTCCCTGCGCGGCTATCAGGCGTTCGGCGCGCGGTTCGCGCTCGCGCAGCGCAAGGTGATACTCGGCGACGAGATGGGCCTCGGGAAGACCGTCCAGGCGATCGCCGTGCTGGCACACCTGGCCGCCCGGGGGCAGAACCACTTCATGGTCGTCTGCCCGGCGAGCGTCCTCGTGAACTGGACACGGGAGATCGAGTCCCGCAGCGCCCTCAGGGTCGCGGTGCTCCACGGCCCCGACCGGCACGACGCGCTGGCCGACTGGAAGGAGCGGGGCGGGGTCGCGGTGACCACGTTCGACGCGCTGCGCGGCTTTCCCGCGCCGGGCGGCGGAGAGGTCGGCCTGCTCGTGGTCGACGAAGCGCACTTCGTGAAGAACCCGAAGGCCAAACGGTCCCAGGCGGTCGCCCTGTGGGCGGAGCGCTGCGGGCATGCCCTCTTCATGACCGGAACCCCGATGGAGAACCGGGTCGCCGAGTTCCGCGACCTGGTCCGGATGCTCGACGGCGATGTCGCGGACTCCCTGGGCGAACGGGACACCCTGGCCGGATCGGTCGCCTTCCGCAAGGCCGTGGCCCCGGTCTACCTGCGACGCAACCAGGAGGACGTGCTGACGGAACTCCCCAGTCTTCAGCGGACCGACGAGTGGGAGGAACTCAGCGCGTCGGACGAGGAGGCCTACCGGGAAGCCGTGCGCGCGGGCAACTTCATGGCGATGCGCAGGGCCGCGTACATGCGCCCCGAGAAGTCGGCCAAGCTGGACCGGCTCCGGCAGATCGTTCAGGAGGCCTGCGAGAACGGGCAGAAGACGGTGGTCTTCTCCAATTTCAAGGACGTACTGGGCGTGGTGAAGGAAGAGCTCGCCGCGGGAGCCACCGGACGCACTCCGCTGTTCGGTCCGCTCACGGGAAGCGTCCCGGCCGGGCGGCGCCAGCAGATCGTGGACGACTTCGCCGACGTCCAGGGCCCGGCGGTGCTCCTGGCGCAGATCCAGGCGGCGGGCATCGGCCTCAATATGCAGGCCGCCTCCGTCGTCGTCATCTGCGAACCCCAGATCAAGCCGACCATCGAACACCAGGCGGTGGCCCGGGCCCACCGTATGGGCCAGGTCAGGCCGGTGCGCGTGTACCGCCTCCTCGCCACCGGGGGAGTCGACGAGCGCATGGTGAAGATGCTGGAGAGCAAGACCCGGCTCTTCGACGCCTATGCCCGCCGCAGCGCCGTGGCGGAAGCCACACCGGACGCGGTCGACGTGTCGGACACCGAGCTGGCGCGCCGGATCGTCGAGGAGGAACAGGCCCGTCTGGGCCTCACCGTGTGA
- a CDS encoding Uma2 family endonuclease: MTALPDWMRPPRAEGWFAEDLDRLPEAPRHTELIDGALVFMMSPRRWWHGHLVTMLTVALMEQVPADTRVGREMTIKLDPRNRPEPDLLVTTADFDGDRTWFAPEDVQLVIEVVSPESAHRDRTVKLRKYTEAGIPHYWCIEDEYGAPVVHVYELDEPTGAYAPAGIFRGTLQRPVPFQVSLDLDKLTPPRSG, encoded by the coding sequence ATGACCGCACTGCCCGACTGGATGCGCCCGCCGCGCGCGGAAGGCTGGTTCGCGGAGGACCTCGACCGCCTCCCCGAGGCACCCCGCCACACCGAGCTGATCGATGGAGCCCTCGTCTTCATGATGTCGCCCCGGAGGTGGTGGCACGGCCACCTCGTCACCATGCTCACCGTCGCGCTCATGGAGCAGGTGCCCGCCGACACCAGAGTCGGCCGCGAAATGACCATCAAGCTCGACCCGCGGAACCGTCCCGAACCGGACCTGCTGGTGACGACGGCCGATTTCGACGGCGACCGTACCTGGTTCGCACCGGAGGACGTCCAGCTCGTCATCGAGGTCGTCTCCCCGGAGTCGGCCCATCGCGATCGCACAGTAAAACTCCGCAAGTACACAGAGGCCGGAATCCCGCACTACTGGTGCATCGAGGACGAGTACGGGGCACCCGTCGTCCACGTCTACGAGCTCGACGAACCCACCGGCGCCTACGCGCCCGCCGGGATCTTCCGGGGCACCCTCCAGCGCCCGGTGCCCTTCCAGGTCAGCCTTGACCTCGACAAGCTCACACCGCCCCGGAGCGGCTGA
- the ychF gene encoding redox-regulated ATPase YchF: MSLTIGIVGLPNVGKSTMFNALTKNDVLAANYPFATIEPNVGVVGVPDARLTKLAEIFSSQKILPATVDFVDIAGIVKGASEGEGLGNKFLANIRESDAICQVIRAFKDENVVHVDGKVSPKDDIETINTELILADLQTIEKVLPRLQRESRIKKDIGPKVAAVEAAQAILERGDTLFSAGIVQGSGNEELLHDLHLLTTKPFLYVFNVDEDELVDDDFKAEQSALVAPAEAIFLNAKLEADLAELDEEDARELLESVGVEEPGMATLARVGFNTLGLQTYLTAGPKESRAWTIKKGATAPEAAGVIHTDFQKGFIKAEVISFADLVETGSVAEARAKGKARMEGKDYVMQDGDVVEFRFNV; encoded by the coding sequence GTGTCGCTCACGATCGGAATCGTCGGTCTGCCCAATGTCGGCAAGTCGACCATGTTCAACGCCCTGACCAAGAACGACGTGCTCGCGGCCAACTACCCGTTCGCCACGATCGAGCCGAACGTCGGTGTGGTCGGCGTCCCGGACGCCCGTCTCACCAAGCTGGCCGAGATCTTCTCCTCGCAGAAGATCCTCCCGGCGACCGTCGACTTCGTCGACATCGCGGGCATCGTGAAGGGCGCGTCCGAGGGTGAGGGCCTGGGCAACAAGTTCCTCGCGAACATCCGTGAGTCCGACGCGATCTGCCAGGTCATCCGCGCCTTCAAGGACGAGAACGTCGTGCACGTCGACGGCAAGGTCTCGCCCAAGGACGACATCGAGACGATCAACACCGAGCTGATCCTCGCGGACCTCCAGACGATCGAGAAGGTCCTGCCGCGCCTCCAGCGGGAGTCGCGCATCAAGAAGGACATCGGCCCGAAGGTCGCGGCGGTCGAGGCGGCCCAGGCGATCCTGGAGCGGGGCGACACCCTCTTCTCCGCGGGCATCGTCCAGGGCTCCGGCAACGAGGAGCTGCTGCACGACCTGCACCTGCTCACCACCAAGCCGTTCCTGTACGTCTTCAACGTCGACGAGGACGAGCTGGTCGACGACGACTTCAAGGCCGAGCAGAGCGCCCTGGTCGCCCCTGCCGAGGCGATCTTCCTCAACGCCAAGCTGGAGGCGGACCTCGCCGAGCTCGACGAGGAGGACGCGAGGGAGCTCCTGGAGTCGGTCGGCGTCGAGGAGCCGGGCATGGCCACCCTGGCCCGGGTCGGCTTCAACACCCTCGGCCTGCAGACCTACCTGACGGCAGGCCCCAAGGAGTCCCGCGCCTGGACGATCAAGAAGGGCGCCACCGCCCCCGAGGCCGCCGGTGTCATCCACACCGACTTCCAGAAGGGCTTCATCAAGGCCGAGGTCATCTCCTTCGCGGACCTGGTCGAGACGGGCTCGGTCGCCGAGGCCCGCGCCAAGGGCAAGGCCCGCATGGAGGGCAAGGACTACGTCATGCAGGACGGCGACGTGGTGGAGTTCCGCTTCAACGTGTAG
- a CDS encoding DUF6542 domain-containing protein, translating to MEQHRTRTPQYRPRRGAPVPAQAGRAADGGVRRGAPVARRPAPPAGVRETRRPSRPRLTGLGAGLFCGASLFALAGLDHLLFGGSPTVYGVLFLPLCVLTALWVRPGDLVTAPVVVPIAFAFGLLPITEDGGGIGGHVMGLVTALALQAGWLYGGTLVAVLVVTVRRVRLMSRRAAARRRDAARAQPPGGQAR from the coding sequence GTGGAGCAACACAGGACGCGTACCCCCCAGTACAGACCGCGACGCGGGGCACCCGTCCCGGCACAGGCCGGGCGGGCCGCGGACGGCGGTGTCCGGCGGGGCGCCCCGGTCGCGCGGCGGCCCGCGCCGCCCGCGGGCGTCCGTGAGACGCGCCGGCCGTCACGTCCCCGGCTGACCGGGCTCGGCGCCGGACTGTTCTGCGGGGCGTCGCTGTTCGCGCTGGCCGGTCTTGACCACCTGCTGTTCGGCGGATCGCCGACGGTGTACGGGGTGCTGTTCCTGCCGCTGTGCGTACTGACCGCGCTGTGGGTGCGGCCCGGCGACCTGGTGACCGCCCCGGTGGTCGTACCGATCGCCTTCGCCTTCGGGCTGCTGCCGATCACCGAGGACGGCGGCGGAATCGGCGGCCACGTCATGGGCCTGGTCACCGCCCTCGCCCTGCAGGCGGGCTGGCTGTACGGGGGGACGCTGGTCGCGGTCCTCGTCGTGACCGTCCGCAGGGTCCGCCTGATGAGCCGCCGCGCCGCCGCCCGGCGTCGGGACGCGGCGCGCGCCCAGCCGCCCGGCGGACAGGCCCGCTGA
- the ppgK gene encoding polyphosphate--glucose phosphotransferase, producing MKIFGVDIGGSGIKGAPVDLDRGDLAEERFKVLTPHPATPDAVADGVKDVIGHFGWTGPVGITFPGVVTGGATIRTAANVDKAWIDTDARALLGERLGGLPVTVLNDADAAGVAEMEFGAGKGRRGTVVLLTFGTGIGSALFIDGELVPNTELGHLELNGHEAEKRASTKAKDDNELTWEHWARRVTKYLAHVEMLFSPELFIIGGGVSRKADKFVPLIEGITAEIVPAQLQNNAGIVGAAMRAAKLAR from the coding sequence ATGAAGATCTTCGGTGTGGACATTGGCGGATCCGGGATCAAGGGTGCCCCTGTGGACCTTGACCGCGGGGACCTGGCGGAGGAGCGCTTCAAGGTGCTCACCCCGCATCCCGCGACCCCCGACGCGGTGGCCGACGGCGTGAAGGACGTCATCGGCCACTTCGGCTGGACGGGTCCGGTGGGCATCACCTTCCCGGGTGTGGTGACCGGCGGTGCCACCATCCGTACGGCGGCCAATGTGGACAAGGCCTGGATCGACACGGACGCGCGCGCGTTGCTCGGCGAGCGGCTGGGCGGCCTGCCGGTGACCGTGCTGAACGACGCGGACGCGGCGGGTGTCGCCGAGATGGAGTTCGGCGCCGGGAAGGGCCGACGGGGCACGGTCGTCCTGCTGACCTTCGGCACCGGCATCGGCAGCGCCCTCTTCATCGACGGCGAACTGGTCCCGAACACCGAGCTGGGACACCTGGAGCTGAACGGCCACGAAGCCGAGAAGCGGGCCTCCACCAAGGCCAAGGACGACAACGAGCTGACCTGGGAGCACTGGGCGCGCCGCGTCACCAAGTACCTCGCCCATGTCGAGATGCTCTTCTCCCCGGAACTCTTCATCATCGGCGGCGGTGTCAGCCGCAAGGCCGACAAGTTCGTGCCCCTGATCGAGGGCATCACGGCGGAGATCGTCCCGGCCCAGCTCCAGAACAACGCGGGGATCGTGGGCGCGGCCATGCGGGCGGCGAAGCTCGCGCGATAG
- a CDS encoding 4-hydroxy-3-methylbut-2-enyl diphosphate reductase: MTASPGRRVLLAAPRGYCAGVDRAVIAVEKALEQYGAPIYVRHEIVHNKYVVQTLEKKGAIFVERTAEVPEGSIVMFSAHGVSPVVHDEAAAGRLATIDATCPLVTKVHKEAVRFAGEDFDILLIGHEGHEEVIGTSGEAPDHITLVDGPEDVAKVEVRDPSRVVWLSQTTLSVDETMETVDALKEKFPLLISPPSDDICYATQNRQLAVKQMGAEAELVIVVGSRNSSNSVRLVEVAKLAGSRAAYLVDFADEIEEAWLEGVSTVGVTSGASVPEVLVEQVLEWLSRRGFEDVEIVKAAEESITFSLPKELRRDLRAEAAALVEARTAGTSGK; encoded by the coding sequence ATGACTGCTTCGCCTGGCCGCCGTGTCCTGCTCGCCGCCCCCCGTGGCTACTGCGCGGGCGTGGACCGCGCCGTGATCGCCGTCGAGAAGGCCCTTGAGCAGTACGGGGCCCCGATCTACGTCCGGCACGAGATCGTCCACAACAAGTACGTCGTGCAGACCCTTGAGAAGAAGGGCGCGATCTTCGTCGAGCGGACGGCCGAGGTCCCCGAGGGGTCCATCGTCATGTTCTCGGCGCACGGCGTGTCCCCCGTCGTCCACGACGAGGCCGCCGCCGGCAGGCTCGCCACCATCGACGCGACGTGCCCGCTGGTCACCAAGGTCCACAAGGAAGCCGTCCGCTTCGCGGGCGAGGACTTCGACATCCTGCTCATCGGGCACGAGGGCCACGAAGAGGTCATCGGCACCTCCGGTGAGGCACCCGACCACATCACCCTGGTCGACGGCCCCGAGGACGTCGCCAAGGTCGAGGTCCGCGACCCCTCCAGGGTCGTCTGGCTCTCCCAGACCACCCTCTCGGTCGACGAGACCATGGAGACGGTCGACGCCCTGAAGGAGAAGTTCCCCCTTCTCATCTCCCCGCCGAGCGACGACATCTGCTACGCCACGCAGAACCGCCAGCTCGCCGTGAAGCAGATGGGCGCGGAGGCCGAACTCGTCATCGTCGTCGGATCACGCAACTCCTCCAACTCCGTACGGCTCGTCGAGGTCGCCAAGCTCGCAGGCTCCCGCGCCGCGTACCTCGTGGACTTCGCCGACGAGATCGAGGAGGCGTGGCTGGAGGGCGTGAGCACGGTCGGCGTCACCTCCGGCGCCTCCGTCCCCGAGGTCCTCGTCGAGCAGGTCCTGGAGTGGCTGTCCCGGCGCGGCTTCGAGGACGTGGAGATCGTCAAGGCCGCCGAGGAGTCCATCACGTTCTCGCTGCCCAAGGAACTGCGCCGCGACCTGCGCGCCGAGGCGGCCGCGCTGGTGGAGGCGCGTACCGCTGGTACGTCCGGGAAGTGA
- the xseA gene encoding exodeoxyribonuclease VII large subunit: MALNTSADAPLPVGEVSRLIGGWIDRLGAVWVEGQITQLSRRPGAGVVFLTLRDPSHDISVGVTCYRQVFDAVADVVTEGARVVVHAKPEWYAPRGQLSLRAAEIKPVGVGELLARLEQLKKSLAAEGLFAAGRKKALPFLPQLVGLVCGRASAAERDVLENARHRWPAVRFEVRNVAVQGVHAVPQVVQAVKELDALDEVDVIIVARGGGSVEDLLPFSDEQLVRAVAACRTPVVSAIGHEPDNPLLDHVADLRASTPTDAAKKVVPDVGEEYERVRLLRDRARRCVRSFVDREERGLAHTLTRPSMEDPHRMIDERADQVAALLDRGRRTLGHLLDRADSELTHTHARVVALSPAATLLRGYAVLQKDDGSVVRDPAEVTADETLRARVAEGEFTVRVDA; this comes from the coding sequence ATGGCTCTCAACACGTCCGCGGACGCTCCGCTGCCCGTCGGAGAGGTGTCACGGCTCATCGGGGGATGGATCGACCGGCTCGGCGCGGTGTGGGTCGAGGGACAGATCACCCAGTTGTCGCGGCGCCCCGGCGCGGGTGTCGTCTTCCTGACGCTGCGCGACCCGTCGCACGACATCTCGGTGGGCGTGACCTGCTACCGGCAGGTGTTCGACGCGGTCGCCGACGTGGTGACCGAGGGCGCCCGGGTGGTGGTCCACGCCAAGCCGGAGTGGTACGCGCCGCGCGGGCAGTTGTCCCTGCGGGCCGCCGAGATCAAGCCGGTGGGGGTGGGCGAGCTCCTGGCCCGCCTCGAACAGCTCAAGAAGTCGCTGGCGGCCGAGGGACTGTTCGCGGCCGGCCGCAAGAAGGCCCTGCCGTTCCTGCCGCAGCTCGTCGGGCTGGTGTGCGGGCGCGCGTCGGCGGCCGAGCGCGACGTGCTGGAGAACGCGCGGCACCGCTGGCCCGCCGTCCGCTTCGAGGTGCGCAACGTCGCCGTTCAGGGCGTGCACGCCGTTCCGCAGGTCGTGCAGGCGGTGAAGGAACTGGACGCGCTCGACGAGGTCGATGTGATCATCGTGGCGCGCGGCGGCGGCAGCGTGGAGGATCTGCTTCCGTTCTCCGACGAGCAGCTCGTGCGGGCGGTCGCGGCCTGCCGTACACCCGTCGTCTCGGCCATCGGGCACGAGCCCGACAACCCGTTGCTCGACCATGTGGCCGACCTGCGGGCGTCCACCCCGACCGACGCCGCCAAGAAGGTCGTGCCGGACGTCGGCGAGGAGTACGAGCGGGTGCGGCTCCTGAGGGACCGGGCGCGGCGGTGCGTGCGGTCGTTCGTCGACCGCGAGGAGCGCGGCCTCGCGCACACGCTGACCCGGCCCTCGATGGAGGATCCGCACCGGATGATCGACGAGCGGGCGGACCAGGTCGCCGCGCTGCTCGACCGGGGCCGGCGCACGCTGGGACATCTCCTGGACCGCGCGGACTCGGAGCTGACGCACACCCACGCGCGCGTGGTGGCGCTCTCCCCGGCCGCGACCCTCCTGCGGGGGTACGCGGTCCTGCAGAAGGACGACGGCTCCGTGGTCCGGGACCCGGCCGAGGTCACGGCCGACGAGACGCTGCGGGCGCGGGTCGCCGAGGGTGAATTCACGGTTCGAGTCGATGCATAG
- a CDS encoding exodeoxyribonuclease VII small subunit, with protein sequence MTSKVDEALGYEQARDELIEVVRRLEAGGTTLEESLALWERGEELAKVCRRWLEGARARLDAALAEEESENEKPAPGSGSA encoded by the coding sequence ATGACCAGCAAGGTGGACGAGGCGCTCGGCTACGAGCAGGCACGGGACGAGCTGATCGAGGTCGTACGCCGCCTGGAGGCGGGCGGTACGACCCTGGAGGAGTCCCTGGCGCTCTGGGAGCGCGGCGAGGAGCTGGCCAAGGTGTGCCGGCGCTGGCTGGAGGGCGCACGGGCGCGCCTGGACGCGGCCCTGGCCGAGGAGGAGTCCGAGAACGAGAAGCCGGCCCCCGGATCCGGCTCCGCCTGA
- a CDS encoding malonic semialdehyde reductase encodes MSLVLDPTAQDLLFREARTANTFTDEPVSDEQVQAIYDLVKYGPTAFNQSPLRITLVRSPEARERLVQHLAEGNRAKTAAAPLVAILAADNEFHEELPALLPHFPAAKDLFFSERPVREGAATLNAALQAAYFIIGVRAAGLAAGPMTGADLAGIQKEFLDDDHTPLMIVNIGKPGEDAWFPRGPRLDADQVITTV; translated from the coding sequence ATGTCTCTCGTCCTTGACCCCACCGCTCAGGACCTGCTGTTCCGCGAGGCCCGCACCGCGAACACGTTCACCGACGAGCCGGTGTCCGACGAGCAGGTGCAGGCGATCTACGACCTGGTCAAGTACGGCCCGACCGCCTTCAACCAGTCGCCGCTGCGCATCACCCTGGTCCGCTCCCCCGAAGCCCGTGAGCGTCTGGTCCAGCACCTCGCCGAGGGCAACCGGGCGAAGACCGCCGCCGCCCCGCTGGTCGCGATCCTCGCCGCGGACAACGAGTTCCACGAGGAACTGCCGGCGCTCCTCCCCCACTTCCCCGCCGCCAAGGACCTCTTCTTCTCCGAGCGTCCCGTCCGTGAGGGTGCCGCCACGCTGAACGCCGCGCTCCAGGCCGCGTACTTCATCATCGGCGTCCGCGCCGCCGGTCTCGCCGCGGGCCCGATGACCGGCGCCGACCTCGCCGGCATCCAGAAGGAGTTCCTGGACGACGACCACACCCCGCTGATGATCGTCAACATCGGCAAGCCGGGCGAGGACGCCTGGTTCCCGCGCGGCCCGCGCCTGGATGCCGACCAGGTCATCACGACCGTCTGA